The following proteins are encoded in a genomic region of Lytechinus variegatus isolate NC3 chromosome 7, Lvar_3.0, whole genome shotgun sequence:
- the LOC121418122 gene encoding F-box/LRR-repeat protein 12-like, translating into MASNVPSATARSRSKRMRRPKMSPDFVYESPVAAKRRRKLQSAQETMKNPTRSNGKKKTGFKDLPAEIIVQILKYLPLKGLVAASGVCKKWRKLCKNSSLWRCVSFKGNKVERLRPKFWKRLEKFGTTCLDLHDCLGSDISYVNTINAIVKLTNVTALYIDNIEKGDLDRVVEKMPQLKILHVICLLPPRDIREREDCLAVYDVGKMKVLTNLEELRMNSFYGFQVPFFALSGGFDALSALTSLKKLVLTNCHGLEDDDLDFLKTLPYLEHLELGTCTGLSFCPERSSLTQVRNLRFLSLTNAHCVCPGIPCECIGPYLRGLKKLRKLSLIMCHTPNDFAESLRELPELKSLEVWPCIDMFLVPFGEGNYEEKFIDCYSTIFRGLDHLPSVTVGILDEDCEIMYCPFYHMFAARKGNQTCLAGFPPYEDSPVNIEDIVDMTDDAFEEIHRSSEARIAIRTSTYNTVKQRLIDLLPTSRLTFYQVKLTFVGFNVRQDIFYTPRIEGHFNMPVLSEV; encoded by the exons ATGGCGAGTAATGTGCCCAGTGCTACTGCTAGAAGTAGAAGCAAGAGAATGAGGCGTCCCAAGATGTCGCCAGACTTTGTTTAC GAATCGCCTGTTGCTgcaaaaaggagaagaaaactTCAGTCAGCTCAAGAAACTATGAAAAATCCCACTCGCTCCAATGGAAAAAAGAAGACAGGATTCAAAGATCTTCCAGCTGAAATAATTGTTCAGATCTTGAAATACTTACCTCTCAAAGGGCTGGTTGCAGCTAGTGGTGTGTGCAAGAAATGGAGAAAGCTCTGCAAAAACTCATCACTG TGGAGATGTGTATCATTCAAAGGAAATAAAGTTGAAAGATTACGACCAAAGTTCTGGAAGAGACTTGAAAAATTTGGTACAACCTGCTTG GATCTTCATGACTGTCTTGGTTCTGATATTTCATATGTTAATACAATCAATGCCATTGTAAAGCTGACCAATGTCACAGCACTCTACATAGACAACATTGAAAAAGGAGACCTTGATAGAGTTGTAGAGAAGATGCCTCAACTCAAGATTCTCCATGTCATATGCCTTCTACCACCAAG AGATATTAGGGAAAGAGAAGATTGCTTGGCAGTATATGATGTTGGCAAGATGAAGGTGCTGACTAATCTAGAGGAATTGAGGATGAATTCCTTCTACGGCTTTCAAGTACCCTTCTTTGCATTATCTGGAGGATTTGATGCATTAAGTGCTCTCACAAGTCTTAAGAAATTG GTACTGACTAACTGCCATGGGTTAGAAGATGATGATTTAGATTTTCTAAAGACTCTACCATATCTGGAACATTTGGAGCTGGGAACTTGCACAGGTCTTTCATTTTGTCCT GAACGCTCTTCATTGACTCAAGTAAGGAACCTTCGGTTTCTCAGTCTAACAAATGCTCATTGTGTATGTCCAGGAATTCCATGTGAATGCATCGGGCCATATCTGAGAGGGTTAAAAAA GTTGAGGAAGCTTTCCCTGATAATGTGTCATACACCCAATGATTTTGCTGAGTCACTTCGTGAATTACCTGAATTAAAGAGCTTGGAGGTCTGGCCTTGTATTGACATGTTCTTAGTTCCTTTTGGTGAAGGCAATTATGAAGAGAAG TTCATTGATTGTTATAGCACCATCTTTCGTGGCTTAGATCACCTGCCGTCTGTCACTGTTGGTATACTAGATGAAGACTGTGAGATTATGTACTGTCCTTTCTATCACATGTTTGCTGCAAGGAAGGGTAATCAAACATGTTTGGCAGGATTCCCCCCTTATGAGGACAGCCCGGTCAATATAGAAGACATAGTAGACATGACAGATGATGCCTTTGAAGAGATACACAGGTCAAGTGAAGCGAGAATCGCAATAAGAACTTCAACGTATAATACGGTGAAACAGAGATTAATTGACCTTTTGCCCACATCTCGATTGACATTTTATCAGGTTAAGCTGACTTTTGTTGGTTTTAATGTGAGACAGGATATATTCTACACCCCAAGAATTGAGGGGCATTTTAATATGCCAGTACTCTCTGAGGTGTGA